In the genome of Thiomicrospira aerophila AL3, one region contains:
- a CDS encoding ATP-dependent zinc protease family protein yields the protein MTKLSTNSQSTEPLSLATIGWREWVCFPQLNDAKLIAKTDTGARSSALHVEQLDYAVDEAGLHWVKFVLPVEFYPHQPELASSARQFCLPLKDQRTIKNSAGQQQHRSVVELTVIMGCERFDIEVTLTCRKLMKYPMLLGRTALKNRFIVNVAGSFYLGHA from the coding sequence ATGACCAAATTATCAACGAATTCGCAGTCAACTGAGCCGCTGTCGCTAGCCACGATTGGGTGGCGTGAGTGGGTGTGTTTCCCTCAGCTCAACGACGCTAAACTTATTGCTAAAACGGACACGGGAGCAAGGTCATCCGCTTTGCATGTGGAGCAGCTCGATTATGCTGTGGATGAGGCAGGTCTGCATTGGGTCAAGTTTGTACTCCCGGTCGAGTTTTACCCGCATCAACCTGAACTAGCCTCGTCAGCGCGTCAGTTTTGCTTACCGCTTAAAGATCAACGTACCATCAAAAATTCCGCCGGTCAGCAGCAACATCGCTCGGTTGTCGAGTTGACGGTTATTATGGGGTGTGAACGCTTTGATATAGAGGTAACGCTGACATGTCGAAAGTTGATGAAATACCCGATGTTGCTTGGCAGAACAGCCCTAAAAAACCGATTTATCGTTAATGTGGCCGGGAGTTTTTATCTCGGTCATGCATAA
- a CDS encoding response regulator, whose amino-acid sequence MDAFKPIKPKKLDDLRKHAVALLNEHQDLVLNDSSDQAHLSLQNVIEQMRIYEAELEIQNNELIALHEKLSHSQRKLQQVFEQMPVAVVLLDERGVIQLINNEGLALFGIQNNHLALKHSIYRFFDANSAAWIASVLMADKEAVFDSRLTLKTFDVEKYVAGMLMTRHFKESGLSQNILTLVDISDEQKRLELENNMVRDILESQNHIILVLDTNQIVEVSGGFFKYFRSHTSIGSFNQDYRSIEELFVDDPGYFKVNQDLKWFEVLLRYPNRVHKIKLNYQGRITIFSATAVKSVKTDRVIVSLIDITESENIHRQLMEQIELAQQANAAKSMFLANMSHEIRTPLNGIIGLSELGLQESSPYDLKTYLKKISLSGRLLLGILNDILDFSKIEAGKLEIVAKPFHFPDVITHLRDIFSAAASEKQLDFDLYVDNKIKQYYLGDELRINQVLINIIGNAIKFTKQGHVKLHVLLESVAEGADHIRFIVCDTGIGMSKTDLAQLFQSFSQVDNSITREFGGTGLGLVISQNLVYAMNGSRIEVTSKKTQGSEFSFVVPLLYCTDEQIADIERERSIDQQILQSSFHPLMGHVLLVEDNQINQEVAQKKLLSFGLTVSIAEHGQQAIQRVAEQKFDLILMDVQMPVMGGYEATRHIRQTHKDIPIIALTAAAMIEDKNKALEVGMNDHLSKPLVTRDLYKQLARFLPQNEEAEPIIADTSLDFSPALINQYYELSEDYVPWINVRAGLHRVNQDYALYFNLLEQFLSQCDQEFKALESLAADESIFADEQGQNQLKSLLHTLFGVASNLSLEALVKEINQFTLSCFKGDCQGRESCGQLTQALVSCYLSTRDAVRSLVPKWASAMKDREVTLGEISSDESQTGPLTNKTAMTETEDLGHLKVLLVEDNKVNQIVVKKQLKLLGISPTIANNGLEAVALLEKNASAYDLIFMDLIMPEMGGIEATRWIRQQAHIQQPIIIALTGAEQNEDKQACWQVGMNGFLLKPLDNKKLAQILNAYFG is encoded by the coding sequence ATGGATGCATTTAAACCTATTAAGCCCAAAAAGCTCGATGATCTACGCAAGCACGCGGTTGCGTTATTAAACGAGCATCAGGATCTCGTGTTAAATGATAGTTCGGATCAGGCGCATTTATCCTTGCAAAACGTGATTGAACAAATGCGTATTTATGAGGCTGAACTTGAAATTCAGAATAATGAATTGATTGCTTTGCATGAAAAACTGTCCCATTCTCAGCGTAAATTACAGCAAGTTTTTGAACAAATGCCCGTAGCAGTGGTGTTACTCGATGAACGTGGGGTGATTCAACTGATTAATAATGAAGGTTTGGCTTTATTTGGTATTCAAAATAATCATTTGGCATTAAAGCACTCGATCTATCGTTTTTTTGATGCCAATAGTGCAGCCTGGATTGCTTCGGTATTAATGGCTGATAAGGAAGCCGTGTTTGACAGCCGCTTAACCTTAAAAACTTTCGATGTTGAAAAATATGTTGCCGGTATGTTGATGACGCGACACTTCAAGGAGTCTGGTCTATCGCAAAATATTTTAACTCTGGTAGATATATCCGATGAGCAAAAGCGTCTAGAGTTGGAAAACAATATGGTGCGGGATATTCTAGAGTCACAAAACCATATTATCTTGGTGTTGGATACCAACCAAATTGTTGAAGTTAGTGGTGGTTTTTTTAAATATTTTCGTAGTCACACTTCCATAGGCTCATTTAATCAAGATTATCGCTCTATCGAAGAATTATTTGTTGATGATCCAGGTTATTTTAAAGTAAATCAAGATTTAAAGTGGTTTGAGGTCTTGCTTCGTTATCCTAATAGGGTGCATAAAATTAAGCTGAACTATCAAGGACGTATTACTATCTTTAGTGCGACAGCGGTCAAGTCGGTTAAAACCGACCGGGTTATTGTGTCGTTGATCGATATTACTGAGTCGGAAAATATTCATCGACAGCTTATGGAGCAAATTGAATTGGCTCAACAGGCTAATGCAGCTAAGTCAATGTTTTTAGCGAATATGAGCCATGAAATTCGTACACCACTCAATGGTATTATTGGCTTGAGTGAATTGGGGTTGCAGGAAAGCTCCCCATATGACTTGAAAACCTACCTTAAAAAAATCAGCCTATCTGGACGCTTATTACTAGGTATCCTAAATGACATTCTAGATTTTTCAAAGATTGAAGCCGGAAAGCTAGAAATTGTCGCCAAGCCTTTTCATTTTCCAGATGTCATTACACATCTTCGGGACATATTTTCAGCAGCGGCATCAGAAAAGCAACTCGATTTTGATTTGTATGTTGATAATAAAATTAAGCAATACTACCTGGGTGATGAGCTGCGTATTAATCAGGTGCTCATTAATATCATAGGTAATGCAATCAAATTCACTAAGCAAGGGCATGTCAAGCTTCATGTTTTGCTTGAGTCCGTTGCTGAAGGCGCTGACCATATCAGGTTTATCGTCTGTGATACGGGCATAGGTATGTCCAAGACGGATCTGGCCCAACTGTTTCAATCTTTTTCACAAGTGGATAATTCTATTACGCGTGAATTTGGTGGCACCGGGCTAGGTTTAGTCATTAGTCAAAATCTTGTTTATGCGATGAATGGAAGTCGCATCGAAGTAACAAGTAAAAAAACGCAAGGCTCGGAGTTTAGCTTTGTAGTTCCGCTTTTGTACTGCACTGATGAGCAAATCGCTGATATAGAACGAGAGCGATCAATTGATCAGCAAATTCTACAATCGTCTTTTCATCCTCTTATGGGGCATGTGTTATTGGTTGAGGATAATCAAATTAACCAAGAGGTTGCGCAAAAAAAGCTTTTATCCTTTGGTTTAACGGTGTCCATAGCAGAGCATGGTCAGCAAGCTATTCAGCGAGTCGCTGAGCAAAAATTTGACTTGATTTTGATGGATGTTCAAATGCCCGTAATGGGCGGGTATGAAGCAACTAGACATATTCGACAAACCCATAAAGACATTCCAATTATTGCGCTTACAGCCGCAGCTATGATTGAAGACAAAAATAAAGCGCTTGAAGTGGGCATGAATGATCACTTAAGTAAGCCACTGGTAACACGTGATTTATACAAGCAGTTAGCTAGGTTTCTACCACAGAATGAAGAGGCCGAACCCATTATTGCCGATACCAGTTTAGATTTTTCGCCAGCATTGATTAATCAGTATTATGAGTTGTCTGAAGACTATGTTCCATGGATTAATGTTCGAGCTGGTTTGCATCGCGTTAATCAAGATTATGCGCTTTATTTCAATCTGTTAGAGCAGTTTTTAAGCCAGTGTGATCAAGAGTTTAAAGCATTAGAAAGTTTGGCTGCAGATGAATCAATATTTGCAGATGAGCAAGGGCAAAACCAGCTCAAGTCTTTATTACATACCCTGTTTGGTGTAGCCTCCAATCTGTCTTTAGAAGCCTTGGTTAAAGAAATTAATCAATTCACATTGAGCTGTTTTAAGGGTGACTGTCAAGGTAGGGAGTCCTGTGGTCAATTAACCCAAGCCTTGGTAAGCTGTTACCTCTCTACTCGTGATGCTGTTCGTTCGTTGGTGCCCAAGTGGGCGAGTGCGATGAAGGATAGAGAAGTCACACTAGGTGAAATATCCAGCGATGAGAGTCAAACTGGTCCATTAACTAATAAGACAGCGATGACAGAAACTGAAGATCTTGGTCATTTAAAGGTATTGTTAGTTGAGGACAATAAAGTTAATCAAATCGTCGTTAAAAAACAATTAAAGTTATTAGGTATTAGTCCTACAATCGCGAATAATGGTTTAGAGGCTGTGGCACTGTTAGAAAAAAATGCATCAGCCTATGATCTTATTTTCATGGATCTGATTATGCCTGAAATGGGCGGAATTGAAGCAACTCGCTGGATTCGCCAACAGGCGCATATTCAACAGCCGATTATTATTGCATTAACCGGTGCCGAGCAAAATGAGGATAAACAGGCTTGTTGGCAGGTCGGTATGAATGGTTTTTTATTAAAACCCCTTGATAACAAAAAACTGGCTCAAATCTTAAATGCTTACTTTGGCTAA
- the mutS gene encoding DNA mismatch repair protein MutS encodes MNAPKIEHLAHHTPMMQQYLTIKAEHPDQLVFYRMGDFYELFYDDAMKAARLLDITLTQRGQSAGKPIPMAGIPHHSAEGYLAKLIKLGESVAICEQVGDVNTKGPVERKVVRVLTPGTLTEDSLLEARQDNLLVAWTQSAQKIGISWLDVASGRFEVTEFDQLDAALNELHRLNPAELILAESCDHPDPTSKVRTQRLPDWLSQDTAAKRVLLDHFKTRDLSPFGCEQAPVKTTAAAALLYYAQAMLQQPLHQVTSLQSYHTDDYLILDAITRRNLELDTHQQGFQHHTLFHLLDHCQTPMGSRLLRRWLRQPLRRREQILQRLSVVDCLVMNQQHSQLQAHLKPIGDLERILSRVALSSARPRDLSQLGRSLTALPGLLDWATQWEEVHWLSSQINSFETLADELARAIVEQPPLLLREGGVFKTGYDPELDQLLALKTQAGDYLTDLEKRERERTGLASLKIGFNRVQGYYIELSKQYSDQVPLDYTRRQTLKNAERYITAELKNFETQILSADDKAQAREQALYEQLLTKIQAQLIPLQQTVHALAALDVLANFATQALARNYARPTFQDQPGLLIEQGRHPTVEALSHDPFISNDAEFDDRRRLHIITGPNMGGKSTYMRQTAIITIMAHMGCFVPAKQACFGPIDRIFTRIGASDDLTSGRSTFMVEMTETAHILRHASAESLILMDEVGRGTSTFDGLALAWAIGDYLATQVKGFCLFATHYFELTNLAEQFDNTVNMHLTAIEHQDSIVFLHQVKPGPASQSYGLQVAALAGVPSAVITQAKMRLNELEQRDMSALKPSANLAPTTSAQPQAGLVAQTNEQQVQFDLFNNPEPDPIIQAITDLDPDQLTPKQALELLYQWQSQLNKH; translated from the coding sequence ATGAACGCACCGAAAATAGAACATCTGGCTCATCACACCCCAATGATGCAACAATATTTGACCATCAAAGCGGAACACCCGGACCAACTGGTGTTTTATCGCATGGGCGATTTTTATGAGTTGTTTTATGACGATGCAATGAAAGCCGCCCGCCTGCTAGACATTACCCTTACCCAGCGCGGTCAATCCGCTGGCAAACCTATCCCGATGGCAGGAATTCCCCACCATAGTGCTGAAGGCTATTTAGCCAAGTTAATTAAGCTGGGGGAATCAGTCGCTATTTGTGAACAAGTGGGCGATGTGAATACCAAGGGACCGGTAGAACGCAAAGTAGTCAGAGTTTTAACACCCGGCACGCTGACTGAAGATAGCCTGCTTGAAGCCCGCCAAGATAACTTATTAGTGGCTTGGACACAAAGCGCGCAAAAAATTGGTATTAGCTGGTTAGATGTGGCCAGCGGGCGCTTTGAAGTAACTGAATTTGACCAGCTGGATGCGGCACTCAATGAATTACATCGGCTCAATCCGGCTGAACTCATTTTGGCCGAATCCTGCGATCATCCCGATCCCACGAGTAAAGTCCGCACTCAGCGCTTACCGGACTGGCTAAGTCAAGACACTGCCGCCAAACGGGTGTTACTCGACCATTTCAAAACCCGTGATTTAAGTCCTTTTGGCTGCGAACAGGCGCCTGTCAAAACCACTGCCGCCGCCGCACTGCTTTACTATGCTCAAGCGATGCTGCAACAACCGCTGCATCAAGTCACGAGTCTGCAAAGCTATCATACCGATGACTATCTGATCCTTGATGCGATTACCCGCCGCAACCTTGAATTAGATACGCATCAGCAAGGCTTTCAGCATCACACCTTATTTCACTTACTTGATCACTGCCAAACCCCGATGGGTAGCCGATTGTTGCGCCGTTGGTTACGCCAACCTTTACGCCGTCGTGAACAGATTTTGCAACGTTTAAGTGTGGTCGATTGTCTGGTGATGAATCAGCAACATAGTCAGCTGCAAGCGCACCTTAAACCCATTGGCGATTTAGAACGGATTTTAAGCCGCGTCGCATTGAGTAGCGCAAGACCCAGAGATTTAAGCCAATTAGGACGTAGCCTGACAGCATTACCAGGCCTGCTAGACTGGGCGACTCAGTGGGAGGAAGTCCACTGGTTAAGCTCACAAATCAATTCATTTGAGACCTTAGCCGATGAACTGGCTCGGGCGATTGTTGAGCAACCACCCCTGTTGTTGCGAGAAGGAGGCGTATTCAAAACCGGCTATGACCCAGAACTCGATCAATTATTAGCGCTCAAAACCCAAGCCGGCGATTATTTAACCGACTTAGAAAAACGCGAACGCGAACGAACAGGGTTAGCAAGCTTAAAAATCGGCTTTAATCGTGTACAGGGTTATTATATTGAATTGAGCAAGCAATACAGTGATCAAGTACCACTCGATTATACGCGCCGCCAAACGCTCAAAAATGCAGAACGCTACATTACCGCCGAACTGAAAAACTTTGAAACTCAAATTTTGAGTGCCGACGATAAGGCACAAGCACGGGAACAAGCGCTCTATGAACAATTGCTGACTAAAATTCAAGCACAGCTCATCCCTTTGCAACAAACCGTTCATGCGCTGGCCGCGCTCGATGTGTTGGCCAATTTTGCAACACAAGCCTTAGCACGTAACTATGCTCGTCCAACCTTTCAAGATCAACCAGGCCTGCTCATTGAGCAAGGTCGCCACCCAACAGTTGAAGCCTTATCGCACGATCCTTTTATTTCCAATGATGCCGAGTTTGACGACCGCCGCCGCTTACATATCATTACCGGCCCTAACATGGGCGGTAAATCGACCTATATGCGCCAAACCGCTATTATTACGATTATGGCGCACATGGGCTGTTTTGTACCGGCTAAGCAGGCCTGCTTTGGCCCAATAGATCGCATTTTTACCCGCATTGGCGCATCAGATGACCTGACCTCAGGACGCTCTACCTTTATGGTAGAGATGACCGAAACAGCACATATTTTGCGCCATGCGAGTGCCGAATCGTTAATTTTGATGGATGAAGTCGGTCGTGGCACCTCAACCTTCGATGGCTTGGCGCTGGCCTGGGCCATTGGGGACTATTTAGCGACCCAAGTAAAAGGCTTTTGTTTATTTGCTACCCATTACTTTGAGCTCACGAACCTTGCCGAACAGTTTGATAATACGGTCAATATGCACCTGACGGCCATCGAGCACCAAGATAGCATTGTATTTTTACACCAAGTCAAACCTGGTCCAGCATCACAAAGCTATGGCTTACAAGTGGCGGCCTTAGCTGGAGTGCCCTCCGCCGTCATCACCCAAGCTAAAATGAGGCTAAATGAACTAGAGCAACGCGATATGAGCGCCCTAAAACCGAGCGCTAACCTAGCGCCAACTACATCAGCTCAACCTCAAGCAGGCCTGGTAGCACAAACCAACGAGCAACAGGTTCAATTTGACCTCTTTAATAACCCCGAACCTGACCCCATAATACAGGCTATAACAGATTTAGATCCTGACCAACTAACACCGAAACAAGCACTTGAGTTGCTGTATCAATGGCAATCTCAATTAAACAAACACTAG
- a CDS encoding PAS domain-containing protein, with the protein MNSNPFFAQYLAYPYMLIADKGQVLASNLAEYDLTSILEVQNADSLTSLENWQNGFNEPFKQTLLPLWQRLITEPTKLQLDGDVAIGHGVISFILRRLASKSASLLVFKLNHHHLRSLQQTATLNNSDLLAKQQGLEGKITSVQLDLTRSIHTLEALQEELRTTSEELMASNEELVASNEELHVMNEELVRLNNLHAKKFEELVSVHQYYHQALAAYDMPILILDESLNINRFTTAVKSLFALEENDIGRPLADINCYLEVANFVELVKQSTIDGQSIVELVDKKQHSWLVTLNKNNIQPGWILTFVETTHLEQKRTLQGLLDALPQHIAILSNKGTILYTNRAWRRFALANGIKDLSYTGVGDDYLHACRVSDDYPDPSARRCYWQLKSLLNDKLDNFSLIYPCHSPFEHRWFNLQVIRVSGLSKIKAIVSHHNLSASLTELRE; encoded by the coding sequence ATGAATAGTAATCCATTTTTTGCGCAGTATTTGGCTTATCCTTACATGTTGATTGCTGACAAGGGTCAAGTACTTGCATCTAACTTAGCAGAATATGATTTAACGAGTATCTTAGAGGTTCAAAATGCTGATAGCCTCACTAGTCTAGAAAACTGGCAAAATGGATTTAATGAGCCTTTTAAGCAAACTTTGCTGCCGTTATGGCAAAGGCTAATCACTGAACCAACTAAGCTTCAACTTGATGGTGATGTTGCAATTGGGCATGGCGTGATCAGTTTTATTTTGCGCCGCCTCGCCTCCAAGTCAGCAAGTTTATTAGTTTTTAAATTAAACCATCATCATTTAAGATCTTTGCAACAAACAGCAACCCTTAATAACAGTGATTTGCTGGCCAAGCAGCAGGGTCTGGAAGGCAAAATTACTTCTGTGCAGCTTGATCTTACACGCAGCATTCATACGCTAGAAGCACTCCAAGAGGAATTGCGTACAACCAGTGAGGAGTTAATGGCATCGAATGAAGAGTTGGTCGCATCGAATGAAGAGCTTCACGTTATGAATGAAGAGCTGGTTAGGCTAAATAATTTACATGCAAAAAAGTTTGAAGAGCTGGTTTCAGTTCACCAGTATTATCATCAAGCCTTAGCCGCATACGACATGCCTATTCTTATTTTGGATGAGTCTTTAAACATTAATCGTTTTACCACAGCGGTAAAAAGTTTATTTGCACTAGAAGAAAACGACATAGGGCGTCCTTTGGCGGATATCAACTGTTATCTTGAGGTAGCGAATTTTGTTGAGTTAGTTAAACAGTCAACAATTGATGGGCAGTCTATTGTAGAGTTAGTGGATAAAAAACAGCATTCTTGGTTAGTCACACTCAATAAAAATAATATTCAACCCGGCTGGATTTTAACCTTTGTGGAAACCACCCACCTAGAGCAAAAACGTACTTTACAAGGTTTGTTAGATGCTTTGCCACAGCATATTGCTATCTTGTCCAATAAAGGCACAATTCTATATACTAATCGCGCTTGGAGACGGTTTGCGCTTGCAAATGGTATTAAAGATTTGAGTTACACTGGGGTGGGGGATGATTATCTGCATGCATGTCGAGTATCAGATGATTACCCTGACCCAAGTGCTAGGCGATGTTACTGGCAATTAAAATCTTTGCTCAATGATAAGTTAGATAATTTTTCTTTGATTTATCCCTGCCACTCCCCATTCGAACACCGCTGGTTTAATCTTCAGGTCATTCGTGTATCAGGTTTGAGTAAAATAAAAGCAATTGTTTCGCACCACAATTTAAGCGCCTCATTAACTGAGCTCAGAGAATAA
- a CDS encoding Hpt domain-containing protein, giving the protein MIYGNPSFPILSKDIMDSLFEEIGDETFYEALDAFMAEIGEFSAQALHGLSLEDLRVQAHSLKSSARMFGTIALAESAFELEKASKSQNQALVNELLAQILVECQSTLETLKETCSV; this is encoded by the coding sequence ATGATATACGGCAACCCATCCTTCCCAATTTTGTCTAAAGATATCATGGATAGCTTGTTTGAGGAAATTGGTGATGAAACATTTTATGAAGCACTCGACGCATTTATGGCCGAAATCGGTGAATTTTCTGCACAGGCACTCCACGGCCTATCTCTAGAGGATCTAAGAGTTCAAGCACACAGTTTAAAAAGCAGTGCCAGAATGTTTGGCACCATAGCACTGGCAGAAAGCGCATTTGAACTCGAAAAAGCATCCAAAAGCCAGAATCAGGCTCTAGTGAATGAACTTCTTGCGCAAATATTAGTTGAGTGCCAAAGCACTCTCGAAACCCTTAAAGAAACCTGTTCAGTTTAG
- a CDS encoding succinylglutamate desuccinylase/aspartoacylase family protein — translation MTRLSKTPQTLVIQGVTIAPGEVKRIDIQLGQLYTQTPMTMPIQVHRGYQDGPILLVSAAIHGDELNGVEIVRRLLKHRQLKHLKGTLIAVPIVNVHGFINQSRYLPDGRDLNRSFPGSERGSLAGRLAYLFIQDILALATHAIDLHTGARHRTNLAQVRVDLAQDQVLELAKAFGAPVILNSNLRDGSLREAAVKLGVPTILYEAGEALRFDEVAIRAGVQGILRVMRQLGMVRSRTVKQSKSQLEPVIARGSSWVRAPQGGIFRSLVRLGQKIEANQTLIGDVADPLGEQPIAIYAPVSGVVIGLLQLPLVHEGEALCHIASFSETDQAVADIEQFTEQMNALISDQG, via the coding sequence ATGACGCGCTTGAGTAAAACGCCACAAACCCTAGTGATTCAAGGGGTGACGATTGCCCCCGGTGAAGTCAAGCGCATTGATATTCAACTGGGTCAGTTATATACCCAAACGCCCATGACCATGCCGATTCAGGTTCATCGTGGCTATCAAGATGGCCCGATTCTGTTGGTCAGTGCGGCGATACATGGTGATGAACTTAATGGGGTCGAGATTGTTAGACGCCTATTGAAGCATCGGCAGTTAAAGCATCTAAAAGGCACGTTAATCGCGGTGCCGATTGTCAATGTCCACGGATTTATTAACCAAAGTCGCTATTTGCCAGATGGCCGGGATTTAAACCGCAGTTTTCCAGGTTCAGAGCGTGGTTCTTTAGCTGGCCGCTTGGCTTATTTATTTATTCAAGATATTTTGGCATTGGCTACCCATGCAATAGATTTACATACCGGCGCAAGACATCGTACCAATTTAGCTCAGGTTCGTGTTGATCTTGCTCAAGATCAGGTGTTAGAGCTAGCCAAAGCCTTTGGCGCACCGGTCATTTTAAACTCAAACCTTCGTGATGGCTCGCTCCGTGAAGCTGCGGTCAAGTTGGGTGTCCCCACCATTCTCTATGAGGCGGGTGAGGCGTTGCGTTTCGATGAGGTCGCTATTCGTGCGGGGGTACAGGGTATTTTGCGGGTGATGCGACAATTAGGCATGGTGCGCAGTCGCACCGTTAAGCAATCAAAATCGCAACTTGAGCCTGTTATCGCGCGCGGTTCAAGTTGGGTGCGTGCGCCACAGGGCGGTATTTTTCGCAGCCTAGTTAGGTTAGGCCAGAAAATCGAAGCAAATCAAACCTTGATTGGCGACGTTGCCGACCCGTTAGGTGAGCAGCCGATAGCTATCTATGCGCCGGTCAGTGGCGTGGTGATAGGTTTATTGCAATTACCTTTGGTGCATGAAGGGGAAGCACTTTGTCATATTGCTAGTTTCAGCGAGACAGATCAGGCAGTGGCGGATATTGAACAATTTACGGAACAAATGAATGCCTTGATCAGCGATCAAGGCTAG
- the rimK gene encoding 30S ribosomal protein S6--L-glutamate ligase — MKIAILSRNKQLYSTQRLVEAAESRGHEVHVIDALRCYMNITSHNPEIHYKGDILTGFDAVIPRIGASITFYGTAVLRQFEMMGVYPLNESVAITRSRDKLRSLQLLSKHGVGLPVTSFAHSPDDIDDLLNIVGGAPAVIKVLEGTQGIGVVLAETKQAAQSVIQAFMGLKEHILVQEFIKEAGGSDIRCFVVGGKVVAAMKRQGQEGEFRSNLHRGGKASLIRISPEERATALRAARILGLNVCGVDILRSNHGPVVMEVNSSPGLEGIETASQKDIASMIIEFIEKNAKPNRTKTKGKG, encoded by the coding sequence ATGAAAATTGCGATTTTATCGCGTAATAAACAGCTTTATTCAACGCAACGTCTTGTGGAGGCTGCCGAGTCCCGCGGTCATGAAGTGCATGTGATTGACGCGCTGCGCTGCTATATGAATATCACCTCGCACAACCCTGAAATTCACTATAAAGGGGATATTTTGACGGGATTTGATGCCGTTATTCCGCGCATAGGGGCATCCATTACTTTCTATGGCACGGCGGTGTTACGCCAATTTGAAATGATGGGTGTTTATCCATTAAATGAATCGGTTGCCATTACCCGCTCGCGGGATAAGTTACGCAGCTTACAACTTTTGTCCAAACATGGCGTGGGGCTACCGGTAACCAGTTTTGCCCATTCGCCTGATGATATTGATGATTTGTTAAATATTGTTGGCGGGGCGCCGGCGGTGATTAAAGTATTAGAGGGCACCCAGGGTATTGGGGTGGTGCTCGCTGAAACCAAGCAGGCCGCGCAAAGTGTTATTCAAGCTTTTATGGGTTTAAAAGAGCATATTCTGGTGCAGGAGTTTATTAAGGAAGCCGGTGGTTCAGATATTCGCTGTTTTGTAGTGGGCGGTAAAGTGGTCGCGGCAATGAAGCGCCAAGGACAAGAAGGTGAGTTTCGCTCTAATTTGCATCGTGGTGGCAAAGCAAGCCTTATTCGGATTTCACCCGAAGAGCGCGCCACTGCGCTGAGAGCGGCGCGTATTTTGGGTTTAAATGTGTGTGGTGTAGATATTTTGCGCTCTAACCACGGTCCGGTGGTGATGGAAGTCAATTCTTCGCCGGGTCTGGAGGGTATTGAAACGGCATCGCAAAAAGACATTGCGAGCATGATTATTGAATTTATCGAAAAAAATGCCAAACCTAATCGTACTAAAACCAAGGGTAAGGGTTAG
- the trxA gene encoding thioredoxin — MANPLIADVNEQNFQQVVLDNSHHLPVLVDFWAPWCGPCKAVMPILEQLAKDYAGLFLLAKVNIDDNQNLANQFGVRSVPTFKLVKAGQIVAELTGGQPASAFKALLDQHISRPSDALREQAQHAQQAGQTEQAIALLQQAAELDPNNHTIHLDLVNILLSTRQFEQATTLFNALPSTAQESAEGKAVTGLLHFASLAAAADDIQTIQQTLRDNANDPAALLGFASILMLHHEYEKAMQALLKLVMVANDYQDGVAKKSLLIIFDALKASHPDLVKTYRRKLQSFLF; from the coding sequence ATGGCAAACCCACTGATTGCAGACGTTAATGAACAGAATTTTCAACAAGTCGTGCTAGACAATTCGCATCATCTGCCGGTGCTGGTCGATTTTTGGGCGCCCTGGTGCGGTCCCTGTAAAGCCGTCATGCCTATTTTGGAACAATTGGCCAAAGATTATGCCGGACTCTTTTTGCTTGCGAAGGTCAACATTGATGACAATCAAAATCTAGCCAATCAATTTGGGGTGCGTTCAGTGCCTACTTTTAAACTGGTCAAGGCCGGACAAATTGTTGCTGAACTGACTGGCGGACAGCCCGCATCCGCTTTCAAAGCCCTACTTGACCAACATATTAGCCGCCCATCAGACGCCTTAAGAGAGCAAGCACAACACGCCCAGCAAGCTGGCCAAACCGAGCAAGCCATTGCCTTATTACAACAAGCGGCTGAGCTGGACCCCAATAATCACACTATTCACCTTGATCTAGTCAATATATTACTTAGCACGCGCCAATTTGAACAGGCGACCACCCTGTTTAATGCCCTACCCAGCACAGCACAAGAGAGCGCTGAAGGTAAGGCCGTAACAGGCCTGCTCCATTTTGCTAGCCTAGCTGCAGCAGCTGACGATATTCAAACCATTCAGCAGACACTGCGCGATAATGCCAACGATCCCGCCGCGCTGCTGGGCTTTGCAAGTATCTTGATGCTTCACCACGAATACGAAAAGGCCATGCAAGCCCTACTCAAACTGGTGATGGTGGCCAACGACTATCAAGATGGGGTCGCTAAAAAAAGTTTATTGATCATTTTTGATGCCCTAAAAGCCAGTCATCCCGATTTGGTGAAAACCTATCGGCGTAAATTGCAAAGCTTCCTTTTTTAA